One part of the Sphingobacterium sp. LZ7M1 genome encodes these proteins:
- a CDS encoding XRE family transcriptional regulator → MSDYQGDKFQKKLTELGISATEAAKRIEISRDTIHKWFKKEQLDHKQIVKITKGLGLSQDEIWGDDLSKPNAKPARFLGDGTPNMWVVPIKAQGGFLEGYGDSVLLEQNIEKVYFPFIGQECFAFEIDGLSMLTEYVPGEYFVGTPIENFNHLVKGRVYVFQTIDGIIIKEFVKIEDDYIHLRSQNEDYNPVKPIYLKDIKRVYQREMVIKN, encoded by the coding sequence ATGTCTGATTATCAGGGAGATAAATTTCAGAAAAAACTTACAGAGTTAGGTATTTCTGCTACAGAAGCTGCAAAAAGAATAGAAATTAGCAGGGATACGATTCATAAATGGTTTAAAAAAGAACAATTGGACCACAAGCAGATTGTAAAAATTACAAAAGGATTGGGATTGTCTCAGGATGAAATATGGGGTGATGACCTTAGTAAGCCTAATGCTAAACCGGCAAGATTTTTAGGCGATGGCACTCCAAATATGTGGGTGGTTCCTATTAAAGCACAAGGAGGGTTTCTTGAAGGTTACGGAGATTCTGTTTTGCTAGAACAGAATATAGAGAAAGTCTATTTTCCATTTATTGGTCAAGAGTGTTTTGCATTTGAAATAGACGGGTTAAGTATGTTGACAGAATATGTTCCTGGAGAATACTTTGTAGGAACTCCGATCGAGAATTTCAATCATTTAGTAAAGGGTAGAGTATATGTATTCCAAACTATCGATGGGATCATAATTAAAGAATTTGTTAAGATCGAGGACGATTATATCCATTTAAGATCGCAAAATGAAGATTATAATCCAGTTAAACCAATATACCTTAAAGATATTAAACGCGTGTACCAGCGTGAAATGGTAATTAAAAACTAA
- a CDS encoding sugar-binding protein → MPKRPISFLFPFILLTGLFSLPKATIAQSSEIPLIPFKKNHSTSIDGNLTDWNNQRNLFTVDQFISPWGNQNFGKTIFKAFHDGSYFYFYFDIKDNKVVEKKFEKEEDVGRGDRGEIFLSVDLGLKEYYCFEISPSAKVLDYRASHYRKFDYGWDLESLEVKSKIKPDGYILEGKIPMDFIKSIMDSSSGQSVYLSLFRGEFDSLEWNEKSINWISWIRPTSIKPDFHIPSAFKKVQFGK, encoded by the coding sequence ATGCCTAAAAGACCAATATCTTTTCTATTTCCTTTCATCCTTCTGACCGGATTGTTTAGCCTTCCCAAAGCTACTATAGCGCAATCTTCTGAAATCCCATTAATTCCATTCAAAAAAAACCATTCCACCTCTATAGATGGGAATCTAACCGACTGGAATAATCAAAGAAATCTATTCACCGTAGATCAATTTATATCTCCTTGGGGAAATCAAAACTTTGGGAAGACGATCTTTAAGGCATTTCATGATGGGTCCTATTTCTATTTCTATTTTGATATCAAGGATAATAAGGTTGTAGAAAAGAAATTTGAGAAAGAAGAAGATGTAGGTAGAGGCGATAGAGGAGAGATATTCTTATCAGTAGATCTTGGTTTAAAAGAATATTACTGTTTTGAAATATCCCCAAGTGCCAAGGTTTTAGACTATAGGGCAAGCCATTATAGAAAGTTTGACTATGGATGGGATTTAGAAAGTTTAGAAGTTAAGTCAAAAATAAAACCTGATGGCTACATTTTGGAAGGTAAGATTCCTATGGATTTCATTAAAAGTATAATGGATTCAAGTTCCGGGCAATCAGTATATTTAAGCTTATTCAGAGGCGAATTTGATAGTCTGGAATGGAATGAGAAATCAATCAATTGGATATCTTGGATTAGACCCACTAGTATAAAGCCAGATTTCCATATTCCATCAGCATTCAAAAAGGTACAATTTGGAAAGTAA
- a CDS encoding DUF2071 domain-containing protein, which yields MNIPKIHGFIERRILVNYTADPTVVSGILPAPFTPKLYKGKAIVGICLIRLKSIKPKGFPKLFGVSSENAAHRFAVEWTDESGQICEGVYIPRRDTSLYLNTLVGGRFFPGKHNFANFNIRESNANYHLDALSSDQNHIQIDARRTSEFPLGSIFDNIDEVSQFFEKGSIGYSPNGKSFDGLKLNTYNWEISPLEVQNIKSTYFDDKNRFPEGSIQFDHAVIMLNIEHEWQSMKSISCL from the coding sequence ATGAATATACCAAAGATCCATGGGTTTATAGAAAGAAGGATATTAGTCAATTATACTGCAGATCCTACAGTCGTTAGCGGAATCTTGCCAGCTCCATTTACGCCAAAATTATATAAAGGAAAAGCAATTGTAGGCATCTGCTTGATCCGGCTCAAATCTATCAAGCCGAAAGGTTTTCCTAAATTATTTGGAGTTAGTTCTGAAAATGCAGCCCATCGTTTTGCTGTAGAATGGACAGATGAATCCGGCCAAATTTGTGAAGGGGTCTATATTCCCAGAAGAGATACCAGTCTCTATTTGAACACTTTAGTAGGAGGTAGGTTTTTTCCTGGAAAACATAACTTTGCAAACTTCAATATTCGAGAATCTAATGCTAATTATCACCTAGATGCGCTCAGTTCCGATCAGAATCATATCCAAATCGACGCCAGGAGAACCTCAGAGTTTCCATTAGGTTCAATATTCGACAACATTGACGAGGTATCCCAGTTCTTTGAAAAAGGATCCATTGGTTATTCACCAAATGGAAAATCATTCGATGGACTAAAATTAAACACCTATAATTGGGAGATAAGTCCATTAGAAGTACAAAACATAAAATCGACTTATTTTGATGATAAAAACCGCTTTCCTGAAGGCTCTATCCAATTTGACCATGCCGTAATAATGTTAAATATCGAACATGAATGGCAATCTATGAAATCAATTTCCTGTCTTTAA
- a CDS encoding VOC family protein yields the protein MKLDPIVAVQDVQKSAVWYERLLNLHNSHGGENFAVLQDSSGETIICLHQWAEHHHPSMENPDLAHGNGLILYFKTKDYQGIYDTAKEMQIEMIEDLHRNMNSKKMEFSFYDLDGYYISITEDHNYEG from the coding sequence ATGAAACTAGATCCTATTGTCGCTGTGCAAGATGTACAGAAGAGTGCCGTTTGGTATGAAAGGTTATTAAACCTCCATAACAGTCATGGTGGCGAGAATTTCGCTGTATTGCAAGATTCTTCGGGTGAAACCATTATATGCCTACATCAATGGGCTGAACATCATCATCCTAGCATGGAAAACCCAGACCTTGCACATGGAAATGGCTTAATCTTATATTTTAAGACCAAGGATTACCAAGGGATTTACGATACAGCAAAAGAAATGCAGATTGAGATGATTGAAGATCTTCATAGAAATATGAATTCCAAAAAAATGGAATTTTCATTTTATGATCTCGATGGGTATTACATTAGTATCACTGAAGACCATAATTATGAAGGTTAA
- a CDS encoding glutaminyl-peptide cyclotransferase encodes MNKNIIFLNIISLSLLYSCQQGTKTEPIQASQNSTQSPIPEAIPLTYQIIGTLDHDTSAFTQGFVLDQGSLIEGTGLERHTRINKIDTSTAKVEVLKGNYENEVFGEGITILNNKLYQLTYMNNKIYQFDLDNLKQPSGTHSWQKEGWGLTHDSTSLILSDGSSTLYYLNPENMAIIKELKVLDNMGSVDSLNELEYVEGYIFANQWGSDYIYKIDPKTGYVAGKISFEGILQLYDKSFQPDPEKVLNGIAWDPMNKFMFVTGKNWPLIFKIRIN; translated from the coding sequence ATGAATAAGAATATTATTTTTCTGAATATTATAAGTTTGTCCCTACTCTATTCTTGTCAACAGGGAACTAAAACAGAACCTATTCAAGCTAGTCAAAATTCCACGCAAAGCCCTATTCCGGAAGCTATACCTCTCACCTATCAGATAATTGGAACACTAGACCACGATACTTCAGCTTTTACCCAAGGCTTTGTTTTAGACCAAGGAAGTCTAATTGAAGGGACAGGTCTTGAAAGGCATACCCGAATCAACAAAATTGATACTTCAACGGCAAAAGTTGAAGTACTCAAGGGAAACTATGAGAATGAAGTGTTCGGTGAAGGAATAACCATACTGAACAATAAGCTTTATCAATTGACTTACATGAACAATAAAATCTATCAATTTGATCTGGACAATTTAAAGCAGCCCAGCGGCACACATAGCTGGCAGAAAGAAGGCTGGGGATTGACACATGATTCTACCTCCTTGATATTAAGTGATGGTTCCTCCACGTTGTACTACCTTAATCCGGAAAACATGGCAATCATCAAAGAATTAAAGGTACTAGATAATATGGGGTCAGTCGATAGCCTGAATGAATTGGAATATGTGGAAGGTTATATTTTCGCTAACCAATGGGGGTCTGATTACATTTATAAAATAGACCCGAAAACAGGCTATGTGGCAGGAAAAATAAGTTTTGAAGGGATCTTACAACTTTACGACAAGAGTTTTCAACCTGACCCTGAAAAGGTGTTGAATGGGATTGCCTGGGATCCTATGAATAAATTTATGTTTGTTACTGGAAAAAACTGGCCTTTGATATTTAAGATAAGGATCAATTAA
- a CDS encoding barstar family protein: MKKEIIIDGSQIHDKSSFYEEINRKFMQNESWQLAESLDAFDDLLYGGFGAIREKEEITLIWENFEANREALGTEFTISYYQEKLEHPDDFDSSVIQKRLDALREGKGQTYFEILQEIIAEHSNIELIKK, from the coding sequence ATGAAAAAAGAAATCATAATTGACGGTAGCCAAATCCACGATAAATCCAGTTTTTACGAAGAAATAAATCGAAAGTTTATGCAAAATGAAAGCTGGCAATTAGCGGAAAGTTTGGATGCATTTGATGACCTATTGTACGGAGGTTTTGGAGCCATCCGTGAAAAGGAAGAAATAACATTGATCTGGGAAAACTTTGAAGCCAATCGAGAAGCTTTAGGAACTGAATTCACCATTAGTTATTATCAGGAAAAGTTAGAGCATCCCGATGATTTCGATTCTTCCGTTATCCAAAAACGATTGGATGCATTAAGGGAAGGGAAGGGGCAGACCTATTTCGAAATCCTCCAAGAAATTATCGCTGAACATTCCAATATCGAACTGATCAAAAAATAA
- a CDS encoding GNAT family N-acetyltransferase, with amino-acid sequence MIEIKVASIDDLLIIQKIGRETFLETFESRNSESDMSAYINDRFSEIQVQHELKNLESIFYIAWDQEDPIGYLKLNIGQAQTEYKLEDHIEIERIYVYASHHGKQVGQLLFFKALETAKSLRVPTIWLGVWEENARAISFYKKNGFEEFDKHIFRLGSDEQTDILMRRAVG; translated from the coding sequence ATGATTGAAATCAAAGTAGCATCTATTGATGACTTGCTCATTATTCAAAAAATTGGTCGAGAAACATTCCTTGAAACCTTTGAATCCAGAAATTCCGAATCGGATATGTCTGCATATATTAATGATCGTTTTTCCGAAATCCAGGTTCAGCATGAATTGAAAAATCTGGAGTCTATATTTTATATAGCTTGGGACCAGGAAGACCCTATTGGCTATCTGAAATTAAATATTGGTCAGGCCCAGACCGAGTATAAGCTGGAAGACCATATCGAAATAGAACGAATTTATGTCTATGCAAGCCATCATGGCAAACAAGTTGGTCAGCTTTTATTTTTTAAGGCCCTTGAAACCGCAAAAAGTTTAAGGGTACCGACGATTTGGTTGGGAGTCTGGGAAGAAAATGCCCGTGCCATCAGTTTCTATAAGAAAAATGGATTTGAAGAATTTGATAAACATATTTTCAGGTTAGGTAGTGATGAACAGACGGATATTTTAATGCGAAGGGCAGTTGGGTAA
- a CDS encoding O-acetyl-ADP-ribose deacetylase: MRDKIKLELGDITKCHVDAIVNAANTSLLGGGGVDGAIHRAAGPSLLEECQQIRNRQGGCKTGQAVITHAGNLPCKFVIHAVGPVWKDGNHSEDELLYNAYFNSLVLASKNNVSKIAFPNISTGIYGFPKERAAKIAIQAVKNYLAENESIGEVIFVCFDEENLKIYQKSLDITII; this comes from the coding sequence ATGAGGGATAAAATAAAACTGGAATTGGGTGATATTACCAAATGTCATGTGGATGCTATTGTAAATGCAGCAAATACTTCATTATTGGGCGGAGGAGGTGTTGATGGTGCAATCCATCGGGCTGCTGGACCTTCACTATTAGAAGAATGCCAACAGATCCGCAACAGGCAAGGTGGTTGCAAAACAGGCCAGGCTGTCATAACCCATGCAGGCAATCTTCCCTGTAAATTTGTAATCCATGCCGTTGGTCCGGTTTGGAAGGATGGGAACCATAGTGAAGATGAGCTTTTATATAATGCCTACTTCAATAGTTTAGTTTTGGCTAGTAAAAATAATGTAAGCAAAATTGCATTCCCTAATATCAGTACCGGAATTTATGGTTTTCCAAAAGAAAGGGCTGCAAAAATTGCGATTCAGGCGGTAAAAAATTATTTAGCTGAAAATGAATCGATTGGAGAAGTAATTTTTGTCTGTTTTGATGAGGAAAACCTTAAGATTTACCAGAAATCGTTGGATATAACTATAATATAA
- a CDS encoding SOS response-associated peptidase, with protein MCYHVGSPSKSELKNKLPKKKVYYPNENEIFHISGFTRPYLPVTLNQDSDAVIEARWKLIPSWVKTETDAGKYANTLNAEAESIFEKASYKNYIHNNRGLLYVTGFYEPHKVAGKKDTENYFIYAPKHEIISLGIVYSNFTDQETGETYPTFSVITTAANELLEEVHNEKKRMPLVIPEESRDAWLFAEGKEEIKQLMIPYPKELNAHQVHRVTADRSGNTNRPDIQKPWSGQTSLF; from the coding sequence ATGTGTTATCATGTTGGTTCTCCAAGTAAATCAGAATTAAAAAATAAACTTCCCAAAAAGAAGGTATACTATCCGAATGAAAATGAAATTTTCCATATTTCAGGATTCACTAGACCCTATCTTCCAGTGACATTAAACCAAGATTCGGATGCTGTGATCGAGGCGAGGTGGAAGCTGATCCCCAGCTGGGTGAAGACGGAAACAGATGCCGGTAAATATGCAAACACCCTCAATGCCGAAGCTGAAAGTATTTTCGAAAAAGCTAGCTATAAAAACTACATCCACAATAATCGAGGATTATTGTATGTAACCGGGTTTTATGAACCCCATAAGGTCGCCGGAAAAAAAGATACTGAGAATTACTTCATTTATGCTCCTAAGCATGAAATTATCAGTTTGGGGATTGTATATTCCAATTTCACGGATCAGGAAACTGGTGAAACTTATCCAACTTTTTCCGTGATCACAACAGCTGCAAATGAACTGCTTGAGGAGGTTCATAATGAAAAGAAAAGGATGCCATTGGTAATTCCCGAGGAGTCAAGAGATGCTTGGTTATTTGCAGAAGGAAAAGAGGAAATCAAACAATTGATGATTCCATACCCAAAGGAATTAAATGCCCACCAAGTGCATCGGGTTACAGCTGATCGCAGCGGAAATACCAATCGTCCCGATATCCAAAAACCTTGGTCTGGACAAACTTCTCTATTTTAA
- a CDS encoding glycoside hydrolase family 16 protein, giving the protein MKTKNLYLLGLTFITLLGSCSVTQKMADKPYIHIQKENRADRKWKLIWEDNFNGTGIDTTKWSRIPKGESDWNRHMSTSDAVFRMENGSLFLLGINNPDLSSDPRPFITGGIWSKNKFAFQYGRIEIRAKLGSAQGAWPAMWMLAELDKYGKYPMNGEIDIMEHLNFDKIIYQTTHSHYTLNLGHQDNPPHSGTTAIEPDEFNVFGISWYPDRIVFQLNGKDTFTYPRVEGVDPTQWPYDQPFFILIDQQLGGNWVGKVDQTQLPVAMEIDWVRVYQ; this is encoded by the coding sequence ATGAAAACTAAAAACCTATATCTCCTTGGACTCACTTTCATTACTTTATTGGGGTCCTGTTCAGTCACGCAAAAGATGGCGGACAAACCATATATCCATATCCAAAAAGAAAATAGGGCAGATAGAAAGTGGAAATTGATCTGGGAGGATAATTTTAACGGGACGGGGATAGATACAACAAAATGGTCCCGGATACCCAAAGGAGAATCTGATTGGAACAGACATATGAGTACTTCAGATGCCGTTTTCCGAATGGAAAATGGGAGTTTGTTTTTACTAGGTATCAATAATCCAGACCTATCCTCAGACCCTAGGCCCTTTATCACAGGAGGGATCTGGAGCAAGAACAAATTTGCCTTTCAATATGGCCGGATTGAGATTCGGGCTAAATTGGGAAGTGCACAGGGTGCATGGCCGGCCATGTGGATGTTAGCTGAATTGGATAAATACGGCAAATACCCCATGAATGGAGAGATCGATATCATGGAACACCTTAACTTTGATAAAATAATCTATCAGACAACCCATTCCCATTATACCCTAAATCTTGGTCATCAAGACAATCCGCCACATTCTGGCACAACGGCCATAGAACCTGATGAATTCAATGTCTTTGGAATCTCATGGTACCCTGACAGAATTGTTTTTCAATTGAATGGAAAGGATACTTTTACCTATCCAAGAGTAGAAGGGGTTGACCCTACACAATGGCCATATGATCAACCTTTTTTTATCTTGATCGATCAACAATTAGGCGGTAATTGGGTAGGTAAGGTGGATCAAACACAATTACCTGTCGCCATGGAAATAGATTGGGTGCGAGTATATCAATAA
- a CDS encoding glucoamylase family protein, with the protein MQLRLFTILFLCFLGLNSKAESYPEVVFDNSLVKGTYARSIVNYSGDSWVENVQKNLLVSDSLFFTPGNALSLKYISSEMGDWDVLIKYSRQKFHYRVSFDDILSLKIFVGSAGTKAENLPSISIQQGMNQSVSIPLGDYIEDYNHSSWMSVKIPLKEFAGLNIDHNISGIILRQHHSSEVTNQLFLDQIEFLPTKYSEAPLTSNAVLSKATAYGKHVDLQWQVPLTPSIRYVKIYRSLDNKEFKAVAIRPTYMLRSLDYVPVLDKKYYYKIAWVDYNYRESPFSEVLEVEPKQLNEDQLLDLIQLANVNYFVENYDINSGMYMPYRMKDKAVVSVRETGGAMLSMLVGVEKGFVSKALFLSRVKRIVGFLGKAQNNKGFFPAYFDGRKGLPLYLDDIPRYDVQATSSLMEALLVIRQYLTTDAADENKLRADITQLWERLDWRGVTLPSDPLVLRSAIDMVDEYFTFDPLVGINGGLNAYMLAIASTKSSLPPEAFANALKYRFEKPRGRNSIRRMGTDHESNLGDSVNLMMDAEKVLISVPGQDSIFKVASAHDTLMYGIKLPFGNYTTSLLDMYRPFNTINPNLSKVGEYDLKSVLQKYTQVAKRRDNEIGVGTSNSDIWGFYQYRDSIGTFRINPAIAISSMFLDESRSKRSMYAMYNQFGEYLFTEYGFRAWMDLRTDDVSDEYIANNQSNLAILLENARTGLIWNLYQAIPEIRSAEQRIFKK; encoded by the coding sequence ATGCAACTTCGACTTTTTACTATACTCTTTTTATGCTTTCTGGGCTTGAACAGTAAAGCTGAATCCTATCCTGAGGTGGTATTTGATAATAGTTTGGTGAAAGGAACTTATGCCCGCAGTATCGTTAATTATTCGGGCGATAGTTGGGTGGAGAATGTCCAAAAAAACCTTTTGGTTTCGGACAGCTTATTTTTTACTCCTGGGAATGCGCTTTCCCTAAAATACATTTCCTCTGAAATGGGAGATTGGGATGTGCTGATCAAGTATAGTAGGCAGAAATTTCACTATCGGGTGTCCTTCGATGATATCCTGAGCCTAAAGATCTTTGTAGGTTCCGCTGGTACAAAAGCTGAAAACTTACCTTCCATCTCTATCCAACAAGGGATGAATCAATCAGTTTCTATCCCATTGGGAGATTATATCGAAGATTATAACCATAGCAGTTGGATGAGCGTGAAGATTCCACTGAAGGAATTTGCAGGCTTGAATATTGATCATAATATCTCTGGGATTATACTTAGGCAACATCACTCCAGTGAGGTTACCAATCAATTATTTCTGGATCAGATAGAATTCCTTCCTACAAAATATTCAGAGGCTCCCTTGACATCCAATGCGGTATTATCCAAAGCTACTGCTTATGGGAAGCATGTTGACCTACAATGGCAGGTTCCCCTGACACCTAGTATCCGCTATGTTAAAATCTATCGCTCCTTGGACAACAAAGAATTTAAAGCAGTGGCCATCCGACCAACCTATATGCTGAGGAGCTTGGACTATGTGCCAGTTTTAGATAAGAAATATTATTATAAGATTGCCTGGGTGGACTACAACTACCGTGAATCTCCATTTTCAGAAGTGCTAGAGGTAGAACCCAAACAGCTTAATGAAGATCAGTTATTGGATCTGATCCAACTTGCCAACGTAAATTATTTCGTTGAGAATTACGATATCAATTCAGGAATGTACATGCCCTATCGCATGAAAGATAAGGCAGTGGTTTCTGTTCGTGAAACCGGAGGTGCCATGTTGAGCATGTTGGTGGGTGTAGAGAAAGGATTTGTAAGCAAAGCATTGTTCCTAAGTCGGGTTAAACGGATTGTAGGTTTTTTGGGTAAGGCCCAAAACAATAAAGGCTTCTTTCCTGCTTATTTTGATGGTAGAAAAGGACTGCCCTTATATCTAGACGATATTCCACGTTATGACGTGCAAGCCACGAGTTCCTTGATGGAAGCCTTATTGGTCATCCGTCAGTACCTGACCACCGATGCTGCAGATGAAAATAAGTTACGCGCGGATATTACCCAGTTGTGGGAAAGATTGGATTGGAGAGGAGTGACCTTGCCGTCTGATCCATTGGTGTTAAGGTCAGCAATCGATATGGTAGATGAATATTTTACCTTTGATCCCTTGGTTGGTATCAATGGAGGCCTAAATGCCTACATGTTAGCCATTGCTTCAACAAAATCTAGCTTGCCACCTGAGGCCTTTGCCAACGCTTTAAAATATAGATTTGAAAAGCCAAGGGGAAGAAATTCGATCCGACGGATGGGCACCGATCATGAATCCAATTTAGGAGATTCCGTTAATCTGATGATGGATGCTGAAAAGGTATTGATTTCCGTTCCTGGGCAGGATTCCATATTTAAAGTGGCTTCAGCGCATGATACCCTGATGTACGGTATCAAACTTCCATTCGGAAACTATACCACGAGTCTATTGGATATGTACAGGCCTTTTAATACGATCAACCCGAATCTAAGTAAGGTAGGAGAGTATGACCTGAAATCAGTTCTCCAAAAATATACACAAGTGGCTAAACGCAGGGATAATGAGATTGGCGTAGGTACTTCAAATTCTGATATTTGGGGATTCTATCAATATAGAGATAGTATTGGTACTTTCCGGATCAATCCGGCCATAGCGATTTCGTCCATGTTTTTGGATGAGAGCCGTTCTAAGCGTTCCATGTATGCCATGTACAATCAATTTGGAGAATACCTCTTTACCGAATATGGTTTTAGAGCATGGATGGATTTGCGGACAGATGATGTTTCTGATGAGTATATTGCCAACAACCAATCCAACCTTGCCATCCTGTTGGAGAACGCCAGAACAGGGCTGATCTGGAACTTATATCAGGCAATTCCAGAAATCAGATCTGCGGAACAAAGAATCTTCAAGAAGTGA
- a CDS encoding OmpA family protein: MKRINYLTLIFLAGLTLFSCKQQALVVNPGAVVSQDGTNDGLKNVKREFEDAKQTNEGILVSISSDLLFPTNSSYLTDGAKTELSKLVKVLKTSNASSKIRVDGHTDATGTPEYNVWLSDKRAASVEKFLVDAGISDARISTKGLGQTKPIADNKTPEGRQKNRRVEVVILK; encoded by the coding sequence ATGAAGCGAATCAACTATTTAACTTTAATTTTTTTAGCGGGTCTTACTTTATTTTCTTGTAAACAACAAGCATTGGTTGTGAACCCAGGGGCTGTAGTCAGTCAAGATGGAACCAATGATGGATTGAAAAATGTGAAGAGAGAATTTGAGGACGCGAAGCAGACAAATGAAGGTATTTTAGTTTCCATATCATCCGATTTATTGTTCCCGACAAATTCTTCATATTTAACAGATGGAGCAAAAACTGAATTGAGCAAATTGGTGAAGGTATTGAAGACTTCCAACGCCAGTTCCAAGATCAGAGTTGATGGACATACTGATGCTACAGGTACTCCGGAGTACAATGTTTGGCTGTCAGACAAGCGTGCAGCTTCAGTGGAGAAGTTTTTGGTAGATGCGGGGATATCTGACGCTCGAATTTCAACAAAAGGTTTAGGCCAGACCAAACCAATTGCTGACAACAAAACTCCAGAAGGAAGACAAAAGAACAGAAGAGTAGAAGTGGTGATCTTGAAATAA